A single genomic interval of Spinacia oleracea cultivar Varoflay chromosome 6, BTI_SOV_V1, whole genome shotgun sequence harbors:
- the LOC110785338 gene encoding protein SRC1 translates to MAGIIEKIGEKLHMGGGHSDDKKKDDHDHKKDGEHKEGGGMMSKILGHGDDHKDNKHGHSDGDHKDKKHGDGDHKKHDDGEKKKKKKDKKKKEHGHDHDGSGSSSSDSD, encoded by the coding sequence atGGCAGGAATTATTGAGAAGATTGGAGAGAAACTCCACATGGGAGGAGGTCATTCAGATGATAAGAAGAAAGATGATCATGACCATAAGAAGGATGGTGAGCACAAAGAAGGAGGAGGTATGATGTCTAAGATCCTTGGTCATGGTGATGACCATAAGGATAACAAGCATGGTCATAGTGATGGTGACCATAAGGATAAGAAACATGGTGATGGTGATCATAAGAAACATGATGATGgtgagaaaaagaagaagaagaaggataagaagaagaaggaacaTGGTCATGATCATGATGGTAGTggtagcagcagcagcgacaGTGATTAG
- the LOC110785316 gene encoding uncharacterized protein encodes MTIKTNTSASATPSFVDFNPACDLQTHEGLETLIIHLPDFKKNQLKVQVNKDGVLKVSGERPTSEDGTKRRRFVKETKIPKGSDVNEIRAKFTDGRLHVTMSKKVTPPTPQVIQEKPTLTSSPSPPPPQPVVTDQKPEAEGAPISDDQPPKGDHLFEHGSFMQRLHLQGRKVAALGFGVAVVTTMVAIGAFVAS; translated from the exons ATGACGATCAAAACCAATACTTCAGCTTCGGCAACACCTTCTTTCGTCGATTTCAATCCTGCTTGTGATTTGCAAACACATGAAGGTCTTGAAACCTTGATCATCCATCTCCCTG ACTTCAAGAAAAATCAACTCAAGGTACAAGTCAACAAAGATGGAGTCCTCAAAGTAAGCGGCGAGAGACCAACAAGTGAAGATGGAACAAAGCGGCGCCGTTTTGTTAAGGAAACTAAAATTCCAAAAGGCAGTGATGTAAACGAAATTCGAGCTAAGTTCACTGATGGTCGCCTCCATGTTACGATGTCAAAGAAAGTTACACCCCCAACTCCTCAAGTCATCCAAGAGAAACCCACATTGACATCGTCGCCGTCACCTCCTCCACCACAACCGGTGGTTACTGATCAAAAGCCGGAAGCTGAGGGCGCTCCCATTTCCGATGATCAACCACCAAAGGGTGATCATTTGTTTGAGCATGGAAGTTTCATGCAAAGGCTACATTTGCAAGGAAGAAAAGTTGCGGCGTTGGGATTTGGTGTTGCGGTTGTTACTACAATGGTGGCAATTGGAGCTTTTGTGGCttcttaa